The Cytophagia bacterium CHB2 genomic sequence ATGCCGGACTTTCGTTTGACGGATGCCGAAAGCGAAGTGATCACTGCGCATTTGATGCAGCAAAAGCATGACGCCATTGCAGGCACGAACGGGTTTAGCCCAAAGCCACTTTCACCTTTTGCCCAAACAAAAGCGCGAACCTTGCTGGCTGAAAAGCTGCCGTGCCTGGGTTGTCACCAGCTTGGCGAGCAAGGCGGCAGAATTGGGCCAGACTTTGCACACGTGAAATCCCGTTTGCAGCCGGAGTTCGCCTATCACTTTGTGCGCAATCCGCATGGCCTTATTCCCGAAGGCAACATGCCCAAAATTTTGATGCCTGAAAAAACCGAAGAGTTGATCTTGAACTTCCTGCTGCAAGATGAAAACGTTGCCGGTGAGCCGGCGTATCTTTCATTGATTGACAATCCCATTATCTCACCCGCGGGCCGGAGCGAAGAAGAAAAACATTATCGCCGCTACTGCGCTTCATGTCACGGCGAAACCGGCGATGGCCGCGGTTATAACGCCAAATTTTTGCCCGCCCCCCCGACCAGCCACGCCGATGCGGTTCACATGTCGCAACGGCCGGATGATACACTTTTTGACGGCATTTACGCGGGTGGATATATTCTGAACAAAAGCCCGTTCATGCCGGCGTGGGGGCAACGGCTAAGTTCTGAAGAAATTCGCGGGCTCGTGGCATATATCCGGCAATTGTGCCAATGCCAAGGCCCATCATGGTCGCGTGAGGGGAAATGACTTTGGTTGAAGTGATGGCTTCATGATAATATCGTTTCAAGATGTCTCTTTTGCATACGAAAGATTTGGAGAAGGTTCATCAGCCCGCCAGGAGCAGCTTCGCCATTTGAATTTTGCCATTGGAGAAGCTGAACGCGTAGCCATTGTCGGGCGCTCCGGTTCCGGCAAAACCACGTTGATGCAAATGTTCAACGGCTTATTGCGACCGACGCGCGGGCAAATTTCTCTCGATGGCAGCGACATTCATGCCTCCGGATATAACTTGCACGAGCTGCGTACGCGTATCGGCTTGGCTTTTCAGTTTCCCGAAGCACAGCTATTTGGCATGACGGTTTCTGAAGATGTTGCTTTTGGCCCCGCGCAACTGAAGCTGGCCGCGGATGAAGTGCACCTGCGCGTACGCGCCAGTTTGCTGCAAGTAGGCTTGACCGAAGAATTCTTGCTCCGCAATCCCATGACATTAAGCGAAGGCGAAAAGCGCCGTGTCGCGCTTGCGGGAATTCTCGCGATGAATCCCGAGATGCTTGTGCTTGATGAGCCGACCGCCAGCCTGGACGCCGCCGGCGTTGCTCAAATCAAACAAATTCTGCAGGAATGTTTCCGGCAGGGCAAAACCGTTGTGCTCGTCAGCCACGACATGGATTTTGTCGCGGAACTCGCGGAACGCGTGCTGGTGTTGCAAGCGGGAGAAATCATCTTCGACGGCAAGCCGGCGGAGTTATGGCGAGACGGCCAACTTCTGGAACACAACGAAGCGTCTGACGCTGCGCCGGCGAATTTGCTCGCACGCGCCGGTTTGGCGTGGCCGCGCGCCGTGCGCTTGCGCAAATTTTTGGCTGCAAAGAATATCTCGTGTGAACAAAATTTTTAAAGCTTTCCTGCAAAAATCCAAGCCTTCGTTTTTTTGATTGGCCGGGATTCAATCTTCAGGCGATCGCCCGTGCGCGGCAAGACTGCGCCGGGCCCTAACAAAAATTTTTCAAAACTGAGAGGCGCATCATGAAAGCTTTATCCAAAATTTTTCTTCTTTTGTTCATCGGCCCAATTCTTCACGCGCAATCATTTGATTCCTTCTTTCTCAACAAGACTCTGCGCGTGGATTATTATCACACCGGAACGAAAGGCCAGGAAACAATTGCATTGGATCAATGCTATGAAGAGGGTGAATGGGCGGGCAGCCAGAGCAATTTGATCGACAATCTCAATCGCGGCGAGTATCAAGCGCGTGTGTATGACGTGGCCACAGCCGCGATCATTTTTTCGCGCGGTTTTTCCACCATGTTCAACGAATGGCAAACCACAGGGGAGGCCGCGCAAGGCATTTATCGCACATTTCACGAAAGCGTGCTCATGCCGATGCCCAAGCGCAAGATACAATTCACTCTTTCCCGGCGCGACAAGCAGATGAACTTTCGTGAAATCTTCTCAACGGTGATCGATCCCGCCTCTCCTGTGCACATCAATCGCGCCCAGCGCTCGCCAAAATTCAAAGCAACCGCTTTGATGAAAAATGGCCCGGCGAGCCGAAAAGTCGATCTCGTCATTCTCGGCGACGGCTATGCTGAGAAAGATTTGGGAAAGTTTCGCAAAGATGCGCAGCATTTCAATGAGATCATGTTCACCACCTCGCCTTTCAAAGAACGCAAACCCGATTTCAATGTCTGGTTGATCGAAGTGACTTCGGAAGAATCCGGCATCTCCAAGCCGGACAAGAATGTTTGGAAGAATTCCACGCTGGGCGCCTCGTACAACACGTTCGGTTCGGCGCGCTACATCTTAACTGAAGCCAACAAGGCGTTGCGCGATATTGCCGGGCAAGTGCCCTATGATTTCATCAACATTATCGTGAATGACGATCGCTATGGCGGCGGCGGCATCTATCAACTCTACAGTACAACCTATGCCACCTCCGATCAGCCCGGGCAGGAATGGCAGCGTGATTATGTTTATGTGCATGAGTTCGGTCACTCCTTCGCCGGGTTGGGCGATGAGTATTATAGCTCGCAAGTTTCATACAGCGAATTCTACTCCAAAGAAATCGAGCCGTGGGAGCCCAATGTGACGGCGCTGCTCGACAAAAACAATTTGAAATGGAAAGCATTCATCGCGCCGGACACGCCGCTGCCCACGCCCTGGGAGAAAGCGGAATACGATAGCCTGGCAGTCGAGCGCGGCAAACTCGACCGTCTGGCGCCGGATTATTATGCGAAACGGGAGCCGTTCTTCAAACGCCAAAACGAAATTTTACAGCAGACAAAATATGCCGGCAAAGTCGGCGCATTCGAAGGCGCCGGATATGAGGCGCGCGGCCTGTATCGTCCCAGCGCCGATTGTCGCATGTTTTCTCTGAGCCTGGTTGATTTCGATCCCGTATGCCGCGCCGCGCTTGAACAAGTCATTGACTTTTATGTCAAATGAAGCCGGTTGCCGGCTCTCACGTTTTCAGTGATCATGATGATTTATCACTCAGTTTTGCTGATCATGGGGAATTAAGGAAGGAACATGCTGCGCGAACAAATCCAAAGAAGAGGTTTAGGTGAAAAGAATGGCTTTCGCTGGCGGGGCGGTGAAGTGTCACGCATCGAAGGCTTTAGCGACGCGGTGTTTGCGTTTGCAGTGACGCTGCTCGTCGTGTCGCTCGAAGTGCCGCGCAACTTCGAGGAATTGCTGGGCACGATGCGCGGCTTTCTCGCGTTTGGTATTTGCTTTACGTTTCTCGTTTGGATTTGGTACGAACATTACATTTTCTTCCGCCGTTATGGTTTGCAAGACGGCTTTACAATTGTTTTGAATGCGATTCTCTTGTTTGTCGTCTTGTTCTATATTTACCCGCTCAAGTTTTTGTTTACCGCTTTGGTCGCCCTCTTTTTTAATCTAGCGCCGCCGGGAGATGCAATCGAAATCAAAACCAATCTTGCCCCGGCGCTGATGATCATTTATTCTCTCGGATTTTTGGCGATCTTTGTGATTTATCTGCTGCTTTATTTGCATGCCTACCGCAAGCGTGCAGCTCTGGAATTGAATGTGATCGAACTTGTTTACGCGCGCTCCGACATCTATGCCGCGCTCATCAATATCGGCGTTGCCTTATTATCCATCCTGCTGGCGAGCAGCGGCGGTGTGCGCAGTTCATTTTGGGCGGGCATTGTCTATGCGTTGAATGGTCCATTGCACACGATTCGCGGTATCGCCACGGGCAAGCGCATTGAAAAATTGCAGAAACAAGCACTCGCACTGGCATCGCCAGCCACTTGATGCGCAAGGATTAATCTCATCAGCATCAAACTGCTGCTTGGCAAATTTCACGGAAGTTGTTATTTTATGCCGAGACATTGCGCCTGCGGAAATAACAGAAAAAATAAACCGGCCCAACGCGTGTGAACAGCAGCTTTACTTTAAAAAATCAGCGTTTCATTCTTCACGTCGACATGGATGCGTTCTATGCCGCGATCGAAGAAATGGATCATCCGGACTATCGCGGCAAGCCGCTGGTCGTCGGTGCGGATCCCAAAGGCGGGGCCGGGCGCGGCGTGGTCTCGACGGCAAATTATGTTGCGCGGCGCTATGGCATTCATTCGGCCATGCCGATTTCGAAAGCATATCGCCTGTGTCCGCACGCGATCTACGTTCCCGGCCGGCCGCGGCGCTACAGCGAAATTTCCCATCAGGTCATGGCGATTCTCGGCGACTATTCTCCGCAGTTGATGCAAATCAGCATTGATGAAGCTTTTTTGGATGTGACGCAGACGTATCACTCTTACGGCTGTGCAAGCAAACTCGCTGAACACCTCAAAACGCGCATTAAACAGGAAGTCGGGCTGACGGCCTCGGTGGGCCTGGCGCGCAACATGTTTATTGCCAAAGTCGCATCTGATTTGCAGAAACCTGATGGCTTGACCATTTGCCCGCCGGGAGAAGAACAGGCGTTTTTAGCGCCTTTGCCGATAGCAAAACTCTGGGGTGTTGGCCCCAAAACTGAAAAACGCTTGCGCGATTACGGCTACAATACTATCGGAGATATTGCCAAAGCTACA encodes the following:
- a CDS encoding c-type cytochrome; amino-acid sequence: MPDFRLTDAESEVITAHLMQQKHDAIAGTNGFSPKPLSPFAQTKARTLLAEKLPCLGCHQLGEQGGRIGPDFAHVKSRLQPEFAYHFVRNPHGLIPEGNMPKILMPEKTEELILNFLLQDENVAGEPAYLSLIDNPIISPAGRSEEEKHYRRYCASCHGETGDGRGYNAKFLPAPPTSHADAVHMSQRPDDTLFDGIYAGGYILNKSPFMPAWGQRLSSEEIRGLVAYIRQLCQCQGPSWSREGK
- a CDS encoding energy-coupling factor transporter ATPase — encoded protein: MIISFQDVSFAYERFGEGSSARQEQLRHLNFAIGEAERVAIVGRSGSGKTTLMQMFNGLLRPTRGQISLDGSDIHASGYNLHELRTRIGLAFQFPEAQLFGMTVSEDVAFGPAQLKLAADEVHLRVRASLLQVGLTEEFLLRNPMTLSEGEKRRVALAGILAMNPEMLVLDEPTASLDAAGVAQIKQILQECFRQGKTVVLVSHDMDFVAELAERVLVLQAGEIIFDGKPAELWRDGQLLEHNEASDAAPANLLARAGLAWPRAVRLRKFLAAKNISCEQNF
- a CDS encoding peptidase M64; protein product: MKALSKIFLLLFIGPILHAQSFDSFFLNKTLRVDYYHTGTKGQETIALDQCYEEGEWAGSQSNLIDNLNRGEYQARVYDVATAAIIFSRGFSTMFNEWQTTGEAAQGIYRTFHESVLMPMPKRKIQFTLSRRDKQMNFREIFSTVIDPASPVHINRAQRSPKFKATALMKNGPASRKVDLVILGDGYAEKDLGKFRKDAQHFNEIMFTTSPFKERKPDFNVWLIEVTSEESGISKPDKNVWKNSTLGASYNTFGSARYILTEANKALRDIAGQVPYDFINIIVNDDRYGGGGIYQLYSTTYATSDQPGQEWQRDYVYVHEFGHSFAGLGDEYYSSQVSYSEFYSKEIEPWEPNVTALLDKNNLKWKAFIAPDTPLPTPWEKAEYDSLAVERGKLDRLAPDYYAKREPFFKRQNEILQQTKYAGKVGAFEGAGYEARGLYRPSADCRMFSLSLVDFDPVCRAALEQVIDFYVK
- a CDS encoding DUF1211 domain-containing protein; the encoded protein is MLREQIQRRGLGEKNGFRWRGGEVSRIEGFSDAVFAFAVTLLVVSLEVPRNFEELLGTMRGFLAFGICFTFLVWIWYEHYIFFRRYGLQDGFTIVLNAILLFVVLFYIYPLKFLFTALVALFFNLAPPGDAIEIKTNLAPALMIIYSLGFLAIFVIYLLLYLHAYRKRAALELNVIELVYARSDIYAALINIGVALLSILLASSGGVRSSFWAGIVYALNGPLHTIRGIATGKRIEKLQKQALALASPAT
- the dinB gene encoding DNA polymerase IV, with the protein product MDAFYAAIEEMDHPDYRGKPLVVGADPKGGAGRGVVSTANYVARRYGIHSAMPISKAYRLCPHAIYVPGRPRRYSEISHQVMAILGDYSPQLMQISIDEAFLDVTQTYHSYGCASKLAEHLKTRIKQEVGLTASVGLARNMFIAKVASDLQKPDGLTICPPGEEQAFLAPLPIAKLWGVGPKTEKRLRDYGYNTIGDIAKATQETLAKHFGLWGAQLWKLANGIDNREVVDWGQRKSISQEYTFDEDEANMAVVEKRLWKIIDDLSADMRREQLKGRVLTLKIRLEGFLTYTRRQTLSAYTNEAELMRRVALDLFHKFERDNKKIRLVGVGMSHLNNTGGEQLQLFDETSSPKQEKVAHLLDDLREKFGEEAVVRASLLGERSHRFLGAEEVPERKK